Proteins encoded within one genomic window of Triticum aestivum cultivar Chinese Spring chromosome 2D, IWGSC CS RefSeq v2.1, whole genome shotgun sequence:
- the LOC123053720 gene encoding protein FLOWERINGUS T, which translates to MSREALAIGHVVGDILDPFVKAASLKVMYNGKELTNGSELKPSQVATEPRIDIAGRDMRNLYTLVMVDPDSPSPSNPTKREYLHWLVTDIPESTNASYGNEVVSYESPKPTAGIHRFAFVLFRQSVRQTIYAPGWRPNFNTRDFSALYGLGPPVAAVFFNCQRENGCGGRRYIR; encoded by the exons ATGTCGAGGGAGGCACTTGCTATAGGACATGTTGTTGGGGATATTTTGGACCCATTTGTCAAAGCAGCATCACTTAAGGTTATGTACAACGGCAAGGAACTAACCAATGGTTCTGAGCTCAAGCCGTCACAAGTAGCAACTGAACCAAGGATTGACATTGCTGGGCGCGACATGAGGAACCTTTACACTCTG GTGATGGTGGATCCTGACTCGCCAAGTCCAAGCAACCCAACAAAAAGAGAATATCTGCATTG GTTGGTGACAGACATCCCAGAATCAACAAATGCCAGTTATG GAAATGAAGTCGTCAGTTATGAAAGCCCAAAACCAACTGCAGGAATACATCGCTTTGCTTTTGTACTCTTCCGCCAATCCGTCCGGCAAACAATATATGCACCAGGATGGAGACCAAATTTCAATACAAGAGACTTCTCCGCACTTTATGGTCTTGGACCCCCTGTGGCAGCAGTGTTCTTCAATTGCCAAAGGGAGAATGGATGTGGAGGCAGGCGATACATTAGATAA
- the LOC123049543 gene encoding uncharacterized protein, producing the protein MATGGDAGGGGGGGGEKGRRKKVELLQEAIHGLLEEKRGKQRQQGEGDDGAMDREEDLFLSSLLSKLETLENDDDPDGAELSSINPHPESGEEAGPGDVAKDLSKIKRQNMITHILLGTVMVMIAAWQFNEVSFLLAVQKKLTNPFKSVGDMVKSTLKIGKKPVVEAIEASPLPPVGVPDVGRADLPMLAIGDGDS; encoded by the exons ATGGCCACCGGAGGAGAcgccggaggtggtggtggtggtggtggggagaagggaaggaggaagaaggtggagcTGCTGCAGGAGGCCATTCATGGGCTCCTGGAGGAGAAAAGGGGCAAGCAGCGACAGCAAGGGGAAGGGGATGATGGCGCCATGGATCGTGAGGAGGATCTCTTCCTCTCCTCGTTGCTCTCCAAG TTGGAGACGCTGGAAAACGATGATGATCCGGACGGTGCCGAACTGAGCTCCATCAATCCTCACCCGGAGAGCGGCGAGGAGGCGGGGCCAGGCGACGTGGCGAAAGACCTGAGCAAGATCAAGAGGCAGAACATGATCACCCACATCCTGCTCGGCACGGTGATGGTGATGATCGCCGCGTGGCAGTTCAACGAGGTGTCGTTCCTCCTCGCGGTGCAGAAGAAGCTGACCAACCCTTTCAAGTCCGTCGGGGACATGGTCAAGAGTACCCTCAAGATAGGGAAGAAGCCGGTGGTCGAGGCGATCGAGGCGTCGCCTCTGCCCCCTGTCGGCGTCCCGGACGTTGGTCGGGCTGATCTGCCGATGCTAGCCATCGGCGACGGTGATAGCTAG
- the LOC123053719 gene encoding protein FAR1-RELATED SEQUENCE 7 isoform X1, with protein MESVTIVQAQPFAGINSPLLLDEGRPGTPERDTTSMPQPCSTSTSQSAEEWKPALGMTFEGLEAVEAFYKSFAHRVGFGVRVGQQKVVDNVIESKRYMCSSQGFRSEKGKRNVKAANKKRKREVTRCGCDAHIYVKRCSGNTYKIHSMIEQHNHGFVPPDKLHLIRSNRGASEKEKVIPECDEALRPSIGMAFEGLSSAEEFYKSYACHCGFKVRVGQHKLLNKEVVQFKRFMCSREGFRSDKGKDPSNERKKRNVKVTRCGCNAHIVVKWCSGNTYNISSLIEHHNHGLVSPDKVIKSKRRVSEKAKNKLSSSLAPECDEALKPSVGMVFEDIGSVEEFYKSYAHHCGFSVRVGQRKLLNNEVVQWKRFMCSREGFRSDKCMGVDDPSRKRKVRKVTRCGCDARIIVKRCTDNKYKITSWIEHHNHGFVPPDKCHLIRSNRQLSDKVKPTVSTHCKASSGTSQANKPDHVSEGRSDNVGCTKRDLQKYHHDLCSKIKNEDAQIFVAQLCRKQQEDSAFFFDCDVDDQGMLVHVFWADATSRKNYIYFGDILTFDSTNTMNQHGMIFAPFTGTNHHLQSVLFGAAFLADEKIESYAWLFQTFLRAMGGVSPKTIVTRENDRMKAAISNVLPATSHRLCMLEMLERMPEKVEPSLRNNPLFQTRMNECVLGSETVFEFESKWESIISDFGLQGNQWLAERYSTRERWILAYSRDTHLSGIIRSTAWSKSAKSFFNCFINQKLSLAEFWLRFESALECQRQEESNADHTSAYATPQLITPWGLEKHGSVVFTHEVFERFQEEIVAARDHCVVEDMAQTEGVKTVAIGGDDSDKVREVRWDAVTMTANCSCKLFESVGISCRHINLVLRSSKLNELPSSCVLKRWQKSAKFG; from the exons ATGGAATCCGTAACCATCGTCCAGGCTCAGCCGTTCGCTGGGATAAACTCCCCGCTGCTGTTGGATGAGGGCCGGCCTGGTACACCGGAGAGAGATACTACAAGCATGCCTCAGCCT TGTTCGACTTCAACGTCCCAGAGTGCCGAGGAATGGAAGCCTGCTTTGGGGATGACATTCGAAGGCCTGGAGGCGGTGGAAGCGTTCTACAAGTCGTTCGCACACCGCGTGGGTTTCGGGGTTCGTGTCGGGCAGCAGAAGGTGGTGGACAATGTGATTGAGAGCAAGCGCTACATGTGCTCAAGCCAAGGGTTCAGGTCGGAGAAGGGTAAAAGGAATGTTAAAGCCGCGAATAAGAAGCGCAAGAGGGAGGTCACCAGATGTGGCTGCGATGCGCATATCTACGTCAAGCGCTGCAGCGGTAACACCTACAAGATCCACTCGATGATTGAGCAACACAATCATGGTTTTGTGCCACCTGATAAGCTTCATTTGATTAGATCAAACCGTGGAGCTAGCGAGAAGGAAAAGGTTATACCCGAGTGCGATGAGGCGTTGAGGCCGTCGATAGGGATGGCATTTGAAGGCCTCAGCTCTGCGGAGGAGTTCTACAAATCATATGCATGCCATTGCGGGTTTAAGGTGCGTGTTGGGCAGCATAAGTTGCTGAATAAGGAGGTAGTGCAATTCAAGCGCTTCATGTGCTCAAGGGAAGGCTTCAGGTCCGACAAAGGTAAAGACCCCTCTAATGAGAGAAAGAAGCGAAATGTGAAGGTGACTAGATGTGGATGTAATGCCCATATTGTTGTGAAATGGTGCAGTGGTAACACATATAACATATCATCATTGATCGAGCACCACAATCATGGACTCGTTTCACCTGATAAAGTGATTAAATCAAAGCGAAGAGTTAGCGAGAAGGCAAAGAATAAACTAAGC TCTTCACTCGCGCCTGAATGTGACGAGGCATTGAAGCCATCAGTAGGGATGGTATTTGAAGACATTGGTtctgtggaggagttttacaagtCATATGCACATCACTGTGGGTTTTCAGTACGTGTTGGGCAGCGTAAGTTGCTGAATAACGAGGTGGTGCAATGGAAGCGCTTCATGTGCTCAAGGGAAGGTTTCAGGTCCGACAAATGTATGGGCGTTGATGATCCCTCTAGGAAGAGAAAGGTACGAAAGGTAACCAGATGTGGGTGTGATGCTCGTATTATTGTGAAGCGGTGCACTGATAACAAGTATAAAATTACATCATGGATCGAGCACCACAATCATGGATTTGTGCCGCCTGATAAGTGTCACTTGATTAGATCTAATCGTCAATTGAGTGACAAGGTGAAGCCAACAGTATCCACACACTGCAAAGCAAGCTCAGGCACCTCCCAGGCAAACAAGCCTGATCATGTCAGTGAGGGGAGGTCTGACAATGTGGGATGCACAAAGAGAGACTTGCAGAAATACCATCATGATCTTTGCAGTAAAATCAAGAATGAAGATGCTCAGATATTTGTGGCCCAGCTATGTAGAAAGCAGCAAGAGGATTCAGCATTTTTCTTTGACTGTGATGTGGATGACCAGGGTATGTTGGTGCATGTATTTTGGGCTGATGCCACAAGCAGGAAAAACTACATTTATTTCGGTGATATTTTAACTTTTGATTCTACAAACACCATGAATCAACACGGCATGATTTTTGCACCATTTACTGGAACCAATCATCATCTGCAAAGTGTGCTTTTCGGTGCTGCATTCCTAGCTGATGAGAAGATTGAGTCGTATGCCTGGCTGTTTCAGACCTTCCTAAGGGCAATGGGAGGGGTCTCTCCTAAAACTATTGTAACTAGGGAAAATGATAGGATGAAGGCTGCGATCAGTAATGTTCTACCAGCCACCAGCCATAGGTTGTGCATGTTGGAGATGTTGGAAAGAATGCCCGAGAAGGTTGAACCATCTCTTAGAAACAACCCTCTATTTCAGACAAGGATGAACGAATGTGTTTTGGGGTCAGAAACTGTGTTCGAGTTTGAGTCAAAATGGGAGTCTATAATTTCCGACTTTGGGTTGCAGGGCAATCAGTGGCTGGCTGAAAGGTATTCCACCCGTGAAAGATGGATTCTGGCCTACTCGAGGGATACCCATCTGTCAGGCATTATCAGAAGCACTGCATGGTCAAAGAGCGCAAAGTCATTTTTCAACTGTTTCATCAACCAGAAGCTCTCTTTGGCTGAGTTTTGGCTTAGGTTTGAATCAGCCTTAGAGTGTCAGCGTCAAGAGGAATCGAATGCAGATCACACGAGCGCCTATGCGACACCTCAATTGATAACACCATGGGGATTGGAGAAGCATGGAAGTGTAGTGTTCACACATGAGGTGTTTGAGAGGTTCCAAGAAGAGATTGTCGCTGCTAGAGACCATTGCGTTGTCGAAGACATGGCACAAACCGAGGGGGTGAAAACTGTGGCCATCGGTGGTGACGACTCCGACAAAGTTAGGGAGGTGCGTTGGGACGCAGTCACCATGACGGCCAACTGCTCCTGCAAGCTATTTGAGTCGGTAGGAATCTCGTGCCGCCATATTAACCTAGTGCTGAGAAGCTCAAAACTGAATGAGCTACCGAGTAGTTGTGTTTTGAAAAGATGGCAAAAGAGTGCAAAATTTGGGTAA
- the LOC123053719 gene encoding protein FAR1-RELATED SEQUENCE 5 isoform X2, which yields MWLRCAYLRQALQRSNRGASEKEKVIPECDEALRPSIGMAFEGLSSAEEFYKSYACHCGFKVRVGQHKLLNKEVVQFKRFMCSREGFRSDKGKDPSNERKKRNVKVTRCGCNAHIVVKWCSGNTYNISSLIEHHNHGLVSPDKVIKSKRRVSEKAKNKLSSSLAPECDEALKPSVGMVFEDIGSVEEFYKSYAHHCGFSVRVGQRKLLNNEVVQWKRFMCSREGFRSDKCMGVDDPSRKRKVRKVTRCGCDARIIVKRCTDNKYKITSWIEHHNHGFVPPDKCHLIRSNRQLSDKVKPTVSTHCKASSGTSQANKPDHVSEGRSDNVGCTKRDLQKYHHDLCSKIKNEDAQIFVAQLCRKQQEDSAFFFDCDVDDQGMLVHVFWADATSRKNYIYFGDILTFDSTNTMNQHGMIFAPFTGTNHHLQSVLFGAAFLADEKIESYAWLFQTFLRAMGGVSPKTIVTRENDRMKAAISNVLPATSHRLCMLEMLERMPEKVEPSLRNNPLFQTRMNECVLGSETVFEFESKWESIISDFGLQGNQWLAERYSTRERWILAYSRDTHLSGIIRSTAWSKSAKSFFNCFINQKLSLAEFWLRFESALECQRQEESNADHTSAYATPQLITPWGLEKHGSVVFTHEVFERFQEEIVAARDHCVVEDMAQTEGVKTVAIGGDDSDKVREVRWDAVTMTANCSCKLFESVGISCRHINLVLRSSKLNELPSSCVLKRWQKSAKFG from the exons ATGTGGCTGCGATGCGCATATCTACGTCAAGCGCTGCAGCG ATCAAACCGTGGAGCTAGCGAGAAGGAAAAGGTTATACCCGAGTGCGATGAGGCGTTGAGGCCGTCGATAGGGATGGCATTTGAAGGCCTCAGCTCTGCGGAGGAGTTCTACAAATCATATGCATGCCATTGCGGGTTTAAGGTGCGTGTTGGGCAGCATAAGTTGCTGAATAAGGAGGTAGTGCAATTCAAGCGCTTCATGTGCTCAAGGGAAGGCTTCAGGTCCGACAAAGGTAAAGACCCCTCTAATGAGAGAAAGAAGCGAAATGTGAAGGTGACTAGATGTGGATGTAATGCCCATATTGTTGTGAAATGGTGCAGTGGTAACACATATAACATATCATCATTGATCGAGCACCACAATCATGGACTCGTTTCACCTGATAAAGTGATTAAATCAAAGCGAAGAGTTAGCGAGAAGGCAAAGAATAAACTAAGC TCTTCACTCGCGCCTGAATGTGACGAGGCATTGAAGCCATCAGTAGGGATGGTATTTGAAGACATTGGTtctgtggaggagttttacaagtCATATGCACATCACTGTGGGTTTTCAGTACGTGTTGGGCAGCGTAAGTTGCTGAATAACGAGGTGGTGCAATGGAAGCGCTTCATGTGCTCAAGGGAAGGTTTCAGGTCCGACAAATGTATGGGCGTTGATGATCCCTCTAGGAAGAGAAAGGTACGAAAGGTAACCAGATGTGGGTGTGATGCTCGTATTATTGTGAAGCGGTGCACTGATAACAAGTATAAAATTACATCATGGATCGAGCACCACAATCATGGATTTGTGCCGCCTGATAAGTGTCACTTGATTAGATCTAATCGTCAATTGAGTGACAAGGTGAAGCCAACAGTATCCACACACTGCAAAGCAAGCTCAGGCACCTCCCAGGCAAACAAGCCTGATCATGTCAGTGAGGGGAGGTCTGACAATGTGGGATGCACAAAGAGAGACTTGCAGAAATACCATCATGATCTTTGCAGTAAAATCAAGAATGAAGATGCTCAGATATTTGTGGCCCAGCTATGTAGAAAGCAGCAAGAGGATTCAGCATTTTTCTTTGACTGTGATGTGGATGACCAGGGTATGTTGGTGCATGTATTTTGGGCTGATGCCACAAGCAGGAAAAACTACATTTATTTCGGTGATATTTTAACTTTTGATTCTACAAACACCATGAATCAACACGGCATGATTTTTGCACCATTTACTGGAACCAATCATCATCTGCAAAGTGTGCTTTTCGGTGCTGCATTCCTAGCTGATGAGAAGATTGAGTCGTATGCCTGGCTGTTTCAGACCTTCCTAAGGGCAATGGGAGGGGTCTCTCCTAAAACTATTGTAACTAGGGAAAATGATAGGATGAAGGCTGCGATCAGTAATGTTCTACCAGCCACCAGCCATAGGTTGTGCATGTTGGAGATGTTGGAAAGAATGCCCGAGAAGGTTGAACCATCTCTTAGAAACAACCCTCTATTTCAGACAAGGATGAACGAATGTGTTTTGGGGTCAGAAACTGTGTTCGAGTTTGAGTCAAAATGGGAGTCTATAATTTCCGACTTTGGGTTGCAGGGCAATCAGTGGCTGGCTGAAAGGTATTCCACCCGTGAAAGATGGATTCTGGCCTACTCGAGGGATACCCATCTGTCAGGCATTATCAGAAGCACTGCATGGTCAAAGAGCGCAAAGTCATTTTTCAACTGTTTCATCAACCAGAAGCTCTCTTTGGCTGAGTTTTGGCTTAGGTTTGAATCAGCCTTAGAGTGTCAGCGTCAAGAGGAATCGAATGCAGATCACACGAGCGCCTATGCGACACCTCAATTGATAACACCATGGGGATTGGAGAAGCATGGAAGTGTAGTGTTCACACATGAGGTGTTTGAGAGGTTCCAAGAAGAGATTGTCGCTGCTAGAGACCATTGCGTTGTCGAAGACATGGCACAAACCGAGGGGGTGAAAACTGTGGCCATCGGTGGTGACGACTCCGACAAAGTTAGGGAGGTGCGTTGGGACGCAGTCACCATGACGGCCAACTGCTCCTGCAAGCTATTTGAGTCGGTAGGAATCTCGTGCCGCCATATTAACCTAGTGCTGAGAAGCTCAAAACTGAATGAGCTACCGAGTAGTTGTGTTTTGAAAAGATGGCAAAAGAGTGCAAAATTTGGGTAA
- the LOC123055829 gene encoding pentatricopeptide repeat-containing protein At4g38010-like, which translates to MGGLIKYRSRFIVWNGVFSSYSISLDRRRSETRLLHAAITKLKPPLLVCRSPSAPSSRARALSLRARSPPSKPSSSPRASPRTPPSSRISPGTSPPRRAPRRTPSARCSGSAPARAARTRSTPSSPTSPSPATPPPRSASSRSSPRAATPGGPTGTRSRPRSRRARGSAAATLYGACGECGDARRVFDEMAGRDVVSWTALVSAFVRGGRFVEALAVFGEMDVAPNEGTLASALVACGRLGAVRAGKAVHGWCLKRQRELELIVGNALLDMYVKCEKLHLARRVFDRLLVRDIVSWTVMISGLVHCRLPSEALELFNGMQTSGVKPDKVVLSTVLSACASLGALESGRWVHEYIERKGIEWDVHVGTSLVDMYAKCGCLETSLSIFHKMPVKNVSSWNALINGFALHGHGREALVYFDRMVASGLPPNEVTFIIVLGACCHTGLVQEGLGLFNLMNNSYNLSPWEEHYGCMVDLLGRAGLIQEAYGLIKVMPMTPAVSTWGALLSACQAHGRVEFSQQILRHVHELESSGSGFYVLLSNLYALNDRWTDVKRVRGLLSEKGLWKEPGSSLIEVNGKTSEFVVGQTNHQDMDAICAVLFMLMKQIHLDAL; encoded by the exons ATGGGCGGCCTCATCAAATATAGGTCTCGTTTTATTGTCTGGAATGGAGTATTTTCCAGCTACTCCATCAGTCTAGATAGAAG GCGTTCTGAAACGAGGCTACTCCATGCCGCGATCACAAAACTCAAACCCCCTCTTCTCGTATGCCGGTCgccctccgcgccatcctcgcggGCCCGAGCCCTCTCCCTGCGCGCGCGCTCCCCGCCGTCCAAGCCCTCCTCCTCACCTCGGGCCTCGCCGCGGACGCCGCCGTCCTCGCGCATTTCGCCAGGCACCTCGCCTCCGCGACGCGCGCCCCGGCGGACGCCGTCCGCGCGCTGCTCCGGCTCCGCCCCCGCCCGCGCTGCGCGCACCCGTTCAACGCCCTCATCTCCCACCTCACCCTCTCCGGCGACCCCCCCGCCGCGTTCCGCGTCTTCGCGGTCCTCGCCGCGGGCGGCGACGCCGGGCGGCCCGACGGGTACACGCTCCCGGCCGCGCTCAAGGCGTgcgcgcggctcggcggcggccACGCTGTATGGCGCGTGCGGCGAGTGCGGCGACGCGAGGagggtgttcgacgaaatggcggGGCGGGACGTCGTGTCCTGGACCGCGCTGGTGTCCGCGTTCGTCAGGGGAGGGAGGTTCGTCGAGGCTCTCGCGGTGTTTGGCGAGATGGACGTTGCGCCGAACGAGGGGACATTGGCTAGCGCGCTGGTCGCGTGCGGGCGGCTGGGGGCTGTGCGTGCTGGGAAGGCCGTGCACGGGTGGTGTCTCAAGCGGCAGAGGGAGCTGGAACTCATCGTTGGGAATGCTTTGTTAGATATGTATGTCAAGTGCGAGAAGTTGCATCTTGCAAGGCGGGTGTTCGACAGGCTTTTGGTGAGGGACATTGTTTCTTGGACGGTCATGATAAGTGGTTTGGTGCACTGCAGGCTTCCTAGCGAGGCCTTGGAGCTGTTCAATGGGATGCAGACATCAGgggtgaagccagataaggttgTTCTCTCCACTGTCCTCTCAGCTTGTGCGAGCTTAGGCGCGCTGGAGTCTGGGAGGTGGGTGCATGAATATATAGAGCGTAAAGGCATCGAGTGGGATGTACATGTGGGGACATCATTGGTTGATATGTACGCAAAGTGCGGGTGCTTGGAAACTTCTCTTTCAATCTTCCATAAGATGCCCGTAAAGAATGTATCATCTTGGAATGCGTTGATCAATGGGTTCGCATTGCATGGTCATGGTAGGGAAGCTCTTGTGTACTTTGACaggatggtggcttcaggcttgcCCCCCAATGAAGTCACCTTTATAATCGTCCTTGGTGCTTGCTGCCACACAGGTTTGGTGCAAGAAGGCCTCGGGTTGTTTAATTTGATGAATAATTCATACAATCTCTCGCCATGGGAAGAGCATTACGGTTGCATGGTTGATCTTCTTGGCAGAGCTGGGCTCATTCAGGAAGCATATGGTTTAATTAAGGTCATGCCTATGACGCCTGCTGTGTCCACGTGGGGAGCCCTGCTGAGTGCATGCCAAGCTCATGGGCGAGTAGAGTTTTCACAGCAGATTCTAAGGCATGTCCATGAGTTGGAGTCCTCTGGGAGTGGGTTTTATGTACTCCTCTCAAATTTATATGCTCtgaatgatagatggactgatgtaaAGAGGGTGAGAGGGCTGTTGAGTGAAAAAGGCTTGTGGAAGGAGCCAGGATCCAGTTTGATTGAGGTGAATGGTAAGACCAGTGAATTTGTAGTTGGACAGACGAACCATCAAGATATGGATGCGATATGTGCCGTGCTTTTCATGCTAATGAAGCAAATACATTTGGATGCGTTGTAA